A genomic segment from Synchiropus splendidus isolate RoL2022-P1 chromosome 18, RoL_Sspl_1.0, whole genome shotgun sequence encodes:
- the LOC128749490 gene encoding membrane cofactor protein-like, giving the protein MLHLLLTVCFGLSSLTLAQDCGKPPAGPNMSLKDSFILKDSFPDGSTASFQCNFGYESSGGSRSVTCTAGSWSDLTYKCDRKPCGSAGAISNGDIDYSRGNQFGDKAAIICHAGYRLFGTVKELTCEGDGQWSPHLPTCEAVHCEPPPRLVNGSFTPDREDYRYGDTIQYSCLKDHSLHGSSFAVCSEDKIFKPAPPLCPLVSCRDLVVANGEVRGSRPPHRHMASVTVSCNPGFKLVGSKNLMCEINSKWSSADPICQAKVIPPKKNDTDGITTAPAPPVTPSEAPSNVPRALGIAFAVLTVIAVVTVCGCYYGGVPAFIRRKRNTGSRKTFSESEAVKEEAVALAVRSPSHRDGGSTSTHAKAFGPTLGFKPMTCLSDGV; this is encoded by the exons ATGTTGCACCTTCTCTTGACTGTCTGTTTTGGCCTGTCCTCCCTAACGCTGG CGCAGGATTGTGGCAAACCTCCTGCGGGACCCAACATGAGTTTGAAGGACAGCTTCATCCTGAAGGACTCCTTCCCGGACGGGAGCACTGCCTCGTTTCAGTGCAACTTTGGATACGAGAGCAGCGGTGGATCCAGAAGCGTCACCTGCACCGCCGGCAGTTGGAGTGATCTGACATACAAGTGTGATC GAAAACCCTGCGGCTCGGCCGGGGCGATCTCGAATGGTGATATTGACTATTCCAGGGGAAATCAATTTGGCGATAAAGCTGCCATCATCTGCCATGCAGG CTACCGTCTCTTCGGAACAGTCAAAGAGTTGACTTGCGAAGGCGACGGGCAGTGGTCGCCGCATCTGCCCACATGTGAAG CGGTGCATTGTGAACCACCCCCTCGTCTTGTGAACGGCTCCTTCACGCCAGACAGGGAAGACTATCGCTACGGCGACACCATCCAATACAGCTGTCTGAAGGACCACTCCCTGCATGGATCCTCTTTCGCCGTGTGTTCCGAGGATAAAATCTTcaaacctgctcctcctctttgcCCCT TGGTCTCCTGTCGCGACCTGGTAGTGGCAAACGGCGAGGTAAGGGGGTCAAGACCTCCGCACAGACACATGGCCAGTGTGACCGTCTCATGCAATCCAGGTTTCAAGTTGGTCGGATCCAAGAACCTGATGTGTGAGATCAACAGCAAGTGGTCGTCGGCGGACCCGATCTGTCAAG CAAAGGTCATCCCGCCAAAGAAGAACGACACAG ATGGCATTACTACGGCCCCTGCTCCGCCTGTGACACCCA GCGAGGCGCCCAGCAACGTGCCTCGGGCCTTGGGGATCGCTTTTGCTG TCCTCACAGTTATTGCGGTTGTGACTGTGTGCGGATGCTATTACGGCGGAGTCCCAGCATTCATCCGGAGAAAGAGGAACACCGG CTCTCGGAAAACCTTCTCTGAATCTGAGGCTGTAAAAGAAGAGGCTGTCGCCCTCGCGGTAAGATCGCCCTCGCACCGTGACGGTGGttccacatcaacacatgcaaaaGCCTTTGGGCCAAcactgggattcaaacccatgaCCTGCCTCAGTGATGGAGTCTGA